From the genome of Streptomyces sp. NBC_01304:
GTCCTGCTGCAGCCCGCGCTCGGCCGCCGACTGCCCGCCGGGCTGCGCGGAGTAGACGACGGGAATGCCGACGCGCCGGGCTTCCTTCGTCAACAGGCCCACGCTGCCGAGGAGTTCGGTGACCGGGGATGCATCGGCCTGGAACGCGCCGAGGAAGTAGTTCTGCAGGTCGTGCACGAGCAGCACGGCGCGGTCCGGGTCGACGGTCCAGTCGACGCGGTTCGCGGGCAGCTCGGCCGCGGTGGGCATGGGGTAGGGAGCGATGGCCGGGAGCGCCATGGGGTGGGGCCTTTCGGGTTTTCTGGGGAAGGGGGGCGAAGGATCATCCGCGCGAGCGGGAATCAGTCGCGGGAGCGGTCCGCCGTGATCCGCAGGTCCTTCTTGCTGACCTTGCCGATGCCGGTCTGCGGGAAGGCGTCGACGAACTCGACGCGGTCGGGGATCTTGTACGCGGCCAGACCCCGTTCGCGTACGAACTTCTTGATCGCCACGGGCTTCAGGGGTGCGGCGCCCTCGCGCAACACCACGTACGCGCAGGTGCGTTCGCCGAGATAGGTGTCGGGGACGGCGACCACGGACACGTCGTGGACGGACGGGTGGGCGAGGATGACGTTCTCGACCTCCTCGGCGGCGATCTTCTCGCCGCCGCGGTTGATCTGGTCCTTGGCCCGCCCCTCGACGACGAGGTGCCCGGTGTCCGTCATGCGTACGACGTCCCCGGTCCGGTAGAAGCCGTCGGCCGTGAAGGAGCGGGCGTTGTGCTCGGGGGCCCGCCAGTAGCCGCGGATCGTGTACGGGCCGCGGGTGAGCAGGTGCCCGGTCTCCCCCGGCTCGACGTCCTGGTCCTCGTCGTCGACGATCCTGACCTCGTCGTGGTCGGAGATGGGCCGGCCCTGGGTGGTGACGACGGTCTCCACCGGGTCGTCCAGGCGGGTGTAGTTGACCAGGCCCTCGGCCATCCCGAAGACCTGCTGCAGCGTGCAGCCGAGCGCGGGCCGCACCCGGCGGGCGGCCTCCTCGCTGAACTTGGCGCCGCCGACCAGCAGTACGTCGAGGCTGGAGAGGTCGTGGCGGGTGTGGGGGCCGGCCTCCGTCCAGACGAGGGCGAGCGGCGGGACCAGGCCAGTCAGGGTGACGCGCTCCTGCTCGATGAGCGGGAAGGCGGTCTCCGGGTCGGGGCTCGGGCACAGCACGACGCGGCCGCCCGCGTACAGCGCGCCGAGTGAACCGGGCGAGCTGAGCGGGAAGTTGTGGGCGGCGGGGAGCGCGACGAGATAGACGGAGTTCTCGTCGACCGCGCAGATCTCGTTGGAGCCCCACAGCGAATAGAGGTAGTCGTCGTGGGTGCGCGGGATCAGCTTGGGCACGCCCGTGGAGCCGCCGGAGAGCTGGAGGAAGGCCAGGTCCGAGGGGTCGGGCTGGGGGTGGGGGAAGGCGTCGGGCTCGGTGGGGACGTCGGCCAGACGTGTGTGCTCGCCGGGGTCTCCGGCCACGAACACGTGCCGCAGCATGGGCACTTCGGCCTTCACGCGGGACGCCAGGTCGCGGTGGTCGAAGCCGGCCGCGACATCCGGGACGACGTACGCGACGGCCTCGGTGAACTCGCAGAAATAGCGGATCTCGGTGTGCCGGTGCGCGGGCAGCGCGAAGACCGGCAGGGCACCGATCCGGAAAAGGCCGAAGATCACCTCGAAGAACTCGGCGATGTTGGGAAGCTGGACGACCACCCGGTCGCCCTTGCCGATCCCCTTCGCGGCGAAGCCGGCGGCCATCCGCCAGGCCCGCTCGTTGAGTTGGCCGTACGTCCAGCGATGGTGCCGCGCCGGGTCGACGACGGCGATCCGGTCGGGGTGGCGCTCGGCGCGCTCCTGGAGCATGCGGCCGAAGGTCTCGCCCCGCCAGTAGCCGAGCTCGCGATAGCGGTCGGCGAACTCGGCGGGCCACAGCGGCGCGTCGGGGGCGGTGTTGACGGGAATGCTCACTGGTCGACTCCGACGGCGTGCAGGAACGTCTGGAACTTGGCGCCGGTCTCGGCGGTCTCGGCCTCGGGCGTGGAGTCGGCGACGACACCCGCGCCGGCGAACAGGCGCAGGCGGTTGGCCTCGGCCTCGGCGCAGCGGATGGTGACGACCCACTCGCCGTCGCCGCTCGCGTCGCCCCAGCCGACCATGCCGGTGTAGAGGCCGCGGTCGAAGGGCTCCAGCTCGCCGATGACCTCGCGGGCGAGGGCGGTGGGGGTGCCGCAGACGGCCGGGGTCGGGTGCAGTGCCCAGGCCAACTCCAGTGCTGAGGTGGCGGGTTGGGCGAGGGTGCCAGTGACGGTCGTGGACAGGTGCCACATGGCGGCGGTGCGTACGAGGGTGGGGCGCTCGGGGACTTCGAGGTCGGCGCAGTACGGGGCGAGGGCGTCACGTACGGCGTCGACGACGACCGCGTGCTCGTGCAGGTCCTTGGCGGACTCCAGGAGGGCGGCGGCCCGCCGGACGTCCTCGGCTAGGTCGGCGCTGCGGGGCGTCGATCCGGCGAGGGGGTTGGCCGTGAGCCGGTTGCCGCGGCGGCTGACGAGGAGTTCCGGGCTGGCGCCGAGCAGGGTGCGGCCGGGGCCCGAAGGCACGGCGAAGGTGTAGCCGGAAGGGTCGCGGCGGGCCAGGCGCTGCAGCATCGCGGGGATGTCGAGGGCACGCGGCGAGGTGAGCTCCAGGGTGCGGGCGAGCACCACCTTGCTGAACTCGCCCGCACGCATGCGGCGTACGGCCTCGGCGACGCCCGCGCCGTAGACGTCCGGGGCGGGGACCGGACGGACCTGCCAGCCGCCCGCGCCGGGCACCGGCGCGGGGATGCCGACGAGCGGGTCCTCGCACAGGGCGGGCGCCCAACGGGCGACCTCGGGGACGGCGAGCGCGGCGGGCGCGGTGTGGTCGAAGGGCACGGCGCCGACCACGACGGGCGCCCGGTTCCCTCCACGCAGCTGGGCGTCGAGCGTCTCGGCGACCCTGACGGGCAACGGCCGCGCGTCGTGCGGCACTTCGGCGCGCACGCCGTGCGCGAGAAGGGTACGGGTGGGCGACGCGAAGAACCGGGCGTCGCCCGGCGCATAGGCGTCGAGCAGCGCGGTGGCGGCGCCCACTTGGGCGAGCGCCTCGGGTATGCGCGGCGCCTGCACGTCGGGCGCCTCGGGTGCCGTGGTCACCGGGAACTCCATTCGTCACGGTGCGGTGGCACCGAAGGTGGGGGCGGGGTTCGCCCCGGAGGGTGGGGGCAGGGGGTGCGCCCCGAAGGTTGGGGTAGGGGGGTTGCGCCCCTCAGGGGCGCGGGGCTGTGTCATCTGCGGCTCCGCCGCGGGGCGCGACCAGCCACATCGGCCCCGCAGTCGAACTACTACCGGGCCGCGGCTAGCGAAGGGTGGCGCCACCATCCACGTAAAGGTCATGCATGGTGATGTGCCGCGCCCGGTCGGAGACCAGGAACGCAACCGCCTCGGCGATATCGATCGCTTCGGCGATCCGGCCGAGCGGAATCCCGACCCGATACGCCTCCGGATCACCCTCGATCACCCGTCCGGGGACATCCTTGGACTCGGGGTCCACCCACAGATCGCGCTGCATCGCAGTATCCGTGGACCCGGGCGAAACCACATTGCAGCGAACACCGCTACGGGCCAACTCAAGCCCCAGACACTTCGTGAACATCGTGGCGGCAGCCTTCGACGCGGCATACGCGGCCATGCTCGTACGCGGCACCCCCGCCGCATTGGAACCGACGGTGACGATGCAACCGGAGCGGCGCGGGGTCATGCGGCGGGCGGCGGCGCGCGAGGCGTGGAAGACGCCGGTGGAGTTGACGGCGAAGGTCTCGGCCCAGTCGTCGTCGCCGAGCTCGACCACCGGCGCGGTGCGCAGGATGCCCGCGACGTTGACGAGGATGTCGAGCGGCCCCACGGTCCGCTCCACGTCGTCCACCACGGCCTCCACCGCCGCGGCGTCGGTGACGTCGGCGGCGCGGGCGACGATGCGGTCGTCGGCGTACGACGCCTCAAGTGCCTTGATTCCGCCGGGAGTCCGGTCCACCGCCACCACGCGTGCGCCGCGATCGGCCAGCACGCGGGCGACGGCCTCGCCTATGCCCTGGCCCGCGCCGGTGACCAGCGCGGTGCGCCCGGCGAGTTCTGACTGCTGCACGGTGAATCCCCTCGCCCAGACCGGTAGATATCCGGCCGTCTTCAAGTCAGGTAAGGCTAACCTAACACCACGATCATGAGGGGTACAGCGTGGGGTCGCTCTCTTGTTAGGCTAGCCTTACCTTATGCTTCTCCCGCAAGCGGAACGCCGGAACTTGGCCGATTCCCCCGACACCTCGACCGACCCTCAACCCCCCGCGCAAAAGCGCGAGTTGAGCACGAGCGGCCGCGGGAATCTGCTGATCCCGACGCTCGCCCTGAGCGTCGTGGTGCTCGCCCTGGCCGCCCTCTCGCTCTCCGTGGGTGCGGGCGAGGTCGGCGCGGGAGGCGTCCTCGACTACCTCATGGGCCGCTCGACCACGCGCCTGGACCTGGTGGTCGGCGAGCTGCGCATGCCGCGCACCGCCACCGCGCTCCTGGTCGGCGCCGCGCTCGGCGTGGCCGGCTGTCTGCTGCAGGCGGTGACCCGAAATCCCTTGGCCGAAACCGGACTTCTGGGCGTCAACGCGGGCGCCGCGCTCGGCGTCGTGACCGGGATCGCCTTCCTCGGCGTGGAGACCTCGGGCGGCTATCTGGTGTGGGCCTTCGGCGGGGCGATCCTCGCCAGCGGCCTCGTCCTGCTCATATCGGGCAGCAAGGGTGGCGGTTCACCGATGCGCCTGGTCCTCGCGGGCTCCGCGCTCGGCGCCACCTTCGGCGGTCTGACGAGCCTCATCATCGTCAACTCGGCGACGGCGTACGACGGCTTCCGGTTCTGGGTGCTCGGCTCGCTGGCCGGCGTCGAGGGCTTCGACGCGCTCGGCGGACTGCTGCCGGTGCTCGGCGCCGGATTCCTGGTGGCGCTGCTCGTCGCGCGTCCCCTCTCCGCGCTCGCGCTCGGCGACGACCTGGCGCGCGGACTCGGGCACCGGCCCGGTCTGATCCGGGTCACCGTGGCCCTCGCCGTGACCCTTCTCACCGCGTCCGCCGTGGCGTTGGTCGGGCCGATCTCGTTTCTCGGGCTGCTCGCGGGCTTCCTCGCCCGTACGTTGGCGGGCCCCCGGCTCGGCGCGCAGATCGCCCTCGCGGGCCTCGTCGGGGCGGCCGTGCTGACCGGGGCCGATGTCCTTGCCCGGGTGGTGTCGCGGCCGTTCGAGGCGCCGGTCGCGGTCATCGTCGCGCTGATCGGGGCGCCGGTGCTCATCGCGATCGTACGGTCCAGGAGGCTGGGCGCGCTGGGCATGACGGAGCCCGCCACGGCCGAGGCGCCCCGGCGCGCCCCGGTCGCCAAGCCGCGCCGGGATCACCTGGTCGTGCGGCGCGGACCGGTCTCGGTGCTCCTCGCCTACCGCCCCGCGCTCGCCGCGTGCCTGCTTGCCGGAGTCGTCCTGGCGGCCGTGGTGTTCGCCGCGTACGCCGGACAGAGCGACATGGGTGTCGAGCGCACCTTCCGGGCGATTTTCGGCCAGGGCGACCGCTTCGACGTGCTGCTCGTGCAGAAGTTCCGCCTCGGCCGGATCGTCGCCGCCCTCACCGCGGGCGCGGCCCTCGGCCTCGCGGGCTGCCTCACCCAGACCCTCGCCCGCAACCGCCTCGCCACCCCCGAACTCCTCGGCGTCAACGACGGCGCCACCGCGGCCGTCCTCGTCTCGGTCAGCGTCACCGGCGCGTTCGGCGCCTGGTGGGCCGGTCCGGTCGGCGCCCTGGTCGCGGTCGTCGTGGTGACCGCGGTGTCCGGCGGGCTCGGGCAGCGCGGCTACCGGGTGCTCGTCGTCGGCCTCGCCATGTCGGCGCTCGCCTCCGCCGCCACCCAGGTCGTCCTCTCCCGCCGCTCACTCAACTCCTCCAGCGCGCTCTACACCTGGACCTCCGGCAGCCTCAACGGCCGCTCCTACGACGTCGCCACACCGGTCCTCATCGGCCTCGCGGTACTCGTCCCGATCGCCCTGATCGTCGCCCGCCACCTCAACGTGCTGCGCTTCGACGACTCCACGGCGGCGTCCCTCGGCGTCGCCCCGGCCCGGATCCGCGCGATCTGCCTGCTCCTTGCCGTGGCCCTCGCCGGGCTCGCGGTCGGCATCTGCGGACCGGTCGGCTTCGTCGCCCTCGCCTCGCCCGTCATCGCGAGCCGGCTCGCGGGACCGCTCAGGGTCCCGGTGTTCGGGTCCGTCCTGGTCGGGGCCGCACTGATCCTGCTGGCCGACACCCTCGGGCGGACCGTGTTCGACGGGGTCGAGGTGCCGGTCGGCGTGGTCACGACGGTGCTCGGCGGGCCGTTCCTGCTGTGGGTGCTGCTCGGGAAGTCGGCGGCCACGCGTGTCTGACCCCCTCCACTCAACTGCCGGAAGGCGTACGGGATCCATGGACAGCCCTGTCGTAAGCGAGCTCGCCGAGGCCGTCGCGGCCGGGAAGGCAGGCGCCGTCGAGGAGTTCTGGCGGTACGCCGCCGAGCACGGCACGCCTCTCGTCGAGCCCGACCCCGAGGACGCCGCGTACCGCCTGGTCACCTTCCTGTGGCGGGACGACCCCGAGAGCCCCGCCGACGATGTGCTCGCCCTGCTGCACACGGTCTGCGACAAGGACCGGCACGCGGGCGATCTCACCCCGCACCTGATGCGGCGGATCGCGGGCACGGACATCTGGGCGCACACCTATCGGCTGCGCGCCGATCACCGGGCCTCGTACCAGTTCTACGTCGCCCACGGACCCCGCGAGCAGACGCTGAGCACCGAACGCGCCTCCTGGATACGGGTGTTGGACGGTGCGGTGCCGGACCCGTTGAGCCGTGAGCCGGGGCTCGCCTCGCGCGACGGGCGCAGCCCGGCCTCCGTGATGGCACTGCCCGACGCGCCGCCGCAGCCGTTGCGGGCGGCAGGCGTGCCCGGCGGGCGGACGGTCGAGGCCGAGGTGGACGGGCGGCGCGTGTACGTGCACCTCCCCGCCGATCACCGGGCGGACGGTGGCCCGTACGCCGTGGCCGTGCTGTGCGACGGCGAGATGTGGGGGCCGGTGCTGCGCTTCGGGGACACCCTCGACCAGCTCGCCGCCGAGGGGCGGATCGAGCCGACCGTCGCGCTGATGGTGGACACCATGGGCCGGGACCGGCGCCTGGCCGATCTGTTCTGCGGCGAGGAGTTCGTGGACTGGCTCGCGGACGTCCTGCTGCCGTGGGCCCAGCGGGAGTTCCACGTCACCGACGACCCGGCGCGCACGGTCGTGGCGGGGCAGAGTGCGGGCGGCCTGAC
Proteins encoded in this window:
- a CDS encoding (2,3-dihydroxybenzoyl)adenylate synthase, with amino-acid sequence MSIPVNTAPDAPLWPAEFADRYRELGYWRGETFGRMLQERAERHPDRIAVVDPARHHRWTYGQLNERAWRMAAGFAAKGIGKGDRVVVQLPNIAEFFEVIFGLFRIGALPVFALPAHRHTEIRYFCEFTEAVAYVVPDVAAGFDHRDLASRVKAEVPMLRHVFVAGDPGEHTRLADVPTEPDAFPHPQPDPSDLAFLQLSGGSTGVPKLIPRTHDDYLYSLWGSNEICAVDENSVYLVALPAAHNFPLSSPGSLGALYAGGRVVLCPSPDPETAFPLIEQERVTLTGLVPPLALVWTEAGPHTRHDLSSLDVLLVGGAKFSEEAARRVRPALGCTLQQVFGMAEGLVNYTRLDDPVETVVTTQGRPISDHDEVRIVDDEDQDVEPGETGHLLTRGPYTIRGYWRAPEHNARSFTADGFYRTGDVVRMTDTGHLVVEGRAKDQINRGGEKIAAEEVENVILAHPSVHDVSVVAVPDTYLGERTCAYVVLREGAAPLKPVAIKKFVRERGLAAYKIPDRVEFVDAFPQTGIGKVSKKDLRITADRSRD
- the dhbC gene encoding isochorismate synthase DhbC — its product is MEFPVTTAPEAPDVQAPRIPEALAQVGAATALLDAYAPGDARFFASPTRTLLAHGVRAEVPHDARPLPVRVAETLDAQLRGGNRAPVVVGAVPFDHTAPAALAVPEVARWAPALCEDPLVGIPAPVPGAGGWQVRPVPAPDVYGAGVAEAVRRMRAGEFSKVVLARTLELTSPRALDIPAMLQRLARRDPSGYTFAVPSGPGRTLLGASPELLVSRRGNRLTANPLAGSTPRSADLAEDVRRAAALLESAKDLHEHAVVVDAVRDALAPYCADLEVPERPTLVRTAAMWHLSTTVTGTLAQPATSALELAWALHPTPAVCGTPTALAREVIGELEPFDRGLYTGMVGWGDASGDGEWVVTIRCAEAEANRLRLFAGAGVVADSTPEAETAETGAKFQTFLHAVGVDQ
- a CDS encoding 2,3-dihydro-2,3-dihydroxybenzoate dehydrogenase — its product is MQQSELAGRTALVTGAGQGIGEAVARVLADRGARVVAVDRTPGGIKALEASYADDRIVARAADVTDAAAVEAVVDDVERTVGPLDILVNVAGILRTAPVVELGDDDWAETFAVNSTGVFHASRAAARRMTPRRSGCIVTVGSNAAGVPRTSMAAYAASKAAATMFTKCLGLELARSGVRCNVVSPGSTDTAMQRDLWVDPESKDVPGRVIEGDPEAYRVGIPLGRIAEAIDIAEAVAFLVSDRARHITMHDLYVDGGATLR
- the fhuB gene encoding Fe(3+)-hydroxamate ABC transporter permease FhuB, with the protein product MLLPQAERRNLADSPDTSTDPQPPAQKRELSTSGRGNLLIPTLALSVVVLALAALSLSVGAGEVGAGGVLDYLMGRSTTRLDLVVGELRMPRTATALLVGAALGVAGCLLQAVTRNPLAETGLLGVNAGAALGVVTGIAFLGVETSGGYLVWAFGGAILASGLVLLISGSKGGGSPMRLVLAGSALGATFGGLTSLIIVNSATAYDGFRFWVLGSLAGVEGFDALGGLLPVLGAGFLVALLVARPLSALALGDDLARGLGHRPGLIRVTVALAVTLLTASAVALVGPISFLGLLAGFLARTLAGPRLGAQIALAGLVGAAVLTGADVLARVVSRPFEAPVAVIVALIGAPVLIAIVRSRRLGALGMTEPATAEAPRRAPVAKPRRDHLVVRRGPVSVLLAYRPALAACLLAGVVLAAVVFAAYAGQSDMGVERTFRAIFGQGDRFDVLLVQKFRLGRIVAALTAGAALGLAGCLTQTLARNRLATPELLGVNDGATAAVLVSVSVTGAFGAWWAGPVGALVAVVVVTAVSGGLGQRGYRVLVVGLAMSALASAATQVVLSRRSLNSSSALYTWTSGSLNGRSYDVATPVLIGLAVLVPIALIVARHLNVLRFDDSTAASLGVAPARIRAICLLLAVALAGLAVGICGPVGFVALASPVIASRLAGPLRVPVFGSVLVGAALILLADTLGRTVFDGVEVPVGVVTTVLGGPFLLWVLLGKSAATRV
- the fes gene encoding enterochelin esterase yields the protein MDSPVVSELAEAVAAGKAGAVEEFWRYAAEHGTPLVEPDPEDAAYRLVTFLWRDDPESPADDVLALLHTVCDKDRHAGDLTPHLMRRIAGTDIWAHTYRLRADHRASYQFYVAHGPREQTLSTERASWIRVLDGAVPDPLSREPGLASRDGRSPASVMALPDAPPQPLRAAGVPGGRTVEAEVDGRRVYVHLPADHRADGGPYAVAVLCDGEMWGPVLRFGDTLDQLAAEGRIEPTVALMVDTMGRDRRLADLFCGEEFVDWLADVLLPWAQREFHVTDDPARTVVAGQSAGGLTAAFAGLRRPERFGNALSQSGSFWWPDGTEFDEGSEWLTRQFAVTERLPVRFHVEVGVQEWMLLPQTRHLRNVLEARGYELTYREFNGGHDYACWRGGLAEGLAVLLPSSG